CGATGTCCAGACGAAGACGGCCGAGGACATTCTCACAGAGGAGGAAGTGAAGGCGATCATAGACGCCACGCGGTCTGTCAGATACAGGGCCATGATTGCCGTCATGTACGAAGGTGGCCTGCGGGCGATCGATGTGGCAAGCCTCCGGTGGAAGGACGTCTCGTTCTTCCCGTGGGGCGCGCGGATCAGAACCGACGAGAAGACGGGGTTCGAGCGCTCGATCCCGATCATCTCCTATACGCAATATCTCGCAGAATGGAAGGCGTCATACCCCGGCACCCCCGAGGGCGAGAATTTTGTTTTTGTCAATATGCGAGGTTTACCAATGCAATATCGCGGTTTTTCCAAGGCAATTGGAATCTTCGCCAAGGAAGCCGGGATCGAGAAGCACATCACGCCCCATATCTTCCGACACAGTCGGATCACTCACGCTCTCCGGGGCGGCCTCCAGGAAACGATCGCAAAGAAAACATTCTGGGGCAACGAGGGCACCGAGATGATCAAGACCTATGCTCACCTCGTCGATGGTGATGCCGACCGGGCATTCGCTGCCCTCGCCGGTGTGGAGATAGAGGAGACACGGCCGAGTACCGCCCTCGATCCGGTCCAGTGCGATCAGTGCCACACAATCAATGTCCCCGGAGCTCAACATTGTCACCGGTGCGGTGCCGGGCTAACTCCCGAGGCGCGGAGGAATGCGGAAGGGGTTCTGTCAGAACTTCAGGCACTCCTTAGCGAAGACCCCGCCTTTGCCATCGAAGCCATCCAGCGCATACGTGAGAAGCACTCTACGCGGGTTTAACCTCGGGCCGCACAAGGTGCGCGACACCGACAAAACAGAGCAGGAGAAGGCATAAATTTACTAAATTACTCAAATTTCGTCAGTCAGTTAGCCTTTAATAATTTTGAATACCATATCTAAATATGCTAAAACAAAGCGACCGCTGCTATCGTGCCCGCGATAGCAGCGGGCCACATCCGACATCGATACGATCGATGGGATGTATCCGAACTATCCCAACCCTGGGATAGTTATCTATTAGATAACTGTCTACAAAAGGATTTCGGTATACCATCCTCGGATGTGGGTTCGCTTTTTTTAGCAGCGGAAGTGCTAAATGACCAAAAAAAGAGAAAGCAGACCGGATGGTGTAGATCGGGCTATCCTCAAATTCGTGCAGACCTCCCGGCAGGGCGCGACCATCTCCCAGATCCATCGAGAAGTATGCCCCTCCAAAAGAGAGGCACTCGTTCGCTACCGGATCGTCACCCTTGAACGTACAGGCCTTCTTCGATGCGGGTGCGTGCTGGGCCGGATTTTGGTCCTGCCAAAGGAGGTGTCCACATGATAGCCGAGACGACAATCCCCTCCCGGACGATAAAACCCGACGTTCTTGCGGCCCTGAAAAAGACTCACCCTATCGAAGGGGCAGCGGCAGAGATTTTGATCAAGCGTGGCGTATGGTGTCTCGAAGCGCCTGAAAGGACGGTGAGCAAAATTGCATAATGAAGGCAGCGCCCCTCGCCGCCCTCGCCACTCTTACTTTGGGCGCCCTTTATCTAAAAAGGTTCCGGCGCGACGAGATACCGCATGCCACCGGGCGACAAAGGACCTCCCTGTGGTATGCCGTTCGTGTGGAACGATCTGCGGCGCGTTCCTGACGAATGACGGCGCGTGCCCTCTCCTCGTGTGTGTTGGGTGCGCCCTCCGCGACGATGTCCGCTTCAAGGAGGCCACTGCGTGATCGCGGCAAACGCCCCTGCTGCCATCGTGCCAGGGAAGACGACGAGCTTCGGACCGGTCACGCTTCTTGAAGGGATCTCGCTGACGATCTCAGCCACCCGTGGTGGTGGATGGGTCACAACCCTCTCCCGCGGCAATGAGGCGCTCGTCGAAGACCGCGCCGCCACCCTGCCGTGGATCGACCCTCGCGGACCCGGGAGGCTTGCAGCCAAACTGCATGAAGCCCGCCCCACCCTCGATCAAAAAGCGATCAAGGGCGGTCTTCAGGATATTTTCGAGGCCGTCAAGAGTTCACCAGATAGCCCCGCCCTCGTCTCCGCGGCGGTCGAACGGGCGATCGGCGAGACGGCGGGGGTAAAGATCGAGATGTCAGACCCACCCGTCTACATCATCGAACTTACCGGCGGGGAACGTCTGATCTTCCAGAACAGAGAGCTTGCCGACCCACGGCCGGGGAACCTCAATGATCGATGGCTCGCTACGCACCCTGGGGACGCTCTTGATGCGACCGGCAAGGACTTCAAAGAAATTCGGAACTACTGGTTCGGCATAGCGGAGCGGGTAGAACCGACAGGGGTTGGATCGCAGTGGGAGCCGGTCGCTGAAGCTCTTCAGATCCGACTCGCACCTCTCCCTGTAGGCACCGACAAGGACAGCCTTCTCAAGTATGGCCTTTTCCTCGAAGAGCAGCCCGATAAATCGACGATCCTCTGGGTAGCGAGCAACATTATCGAGTCGGTACTCAAAGACCACGGAAAATCTATCACGGACAGCACCTTCCCCGAATTTCTCCAGAGGGATAGGGATCTCCTGGTCAGATCACACCGCTTTCGTATAGGCAAACTCCGATGCCGCGCGTGGGGATTTAACCCGGATTTCCGGCCGGATGACGTCGGGATCACCAACCTTGAGACTCTTGTCGACGAGGATGAGGGGGATCAGCCATGACCTCGTCCCAGGCACCCCCTTATGTCCTGCGCGTGAGGAACACATTCGCACGAAAACGTGCGAACTTGTTTTTAGCCGGGACGGTTGGGACGGTTGGGACACCCCAGAGTGGTGTGAGTATTAGCCTGATCGGAGACTCATTTGAGATGAATTTCTGTCCCACCCTCAACTTGTGTTACCCTGGTCACTCGGGACAGATCCCCATCCTAACACGATCACGAGCCGATGTAGTGTACGAAAGAGAGGATCGATCTTCCCTCGTGCGCGATATAATGGAGGCGATCGGGGCATGACCGCCGAACTGATCCGGTGGCGGGGAGGACCTGGCGCCGGGAAAAGCACGACCCTGATCGAGTATGTTCGGTCCGAGGTGGATGCCGGCACGAAGATCGGTGACATTGTTGTAATGACCTTTAGCCGCAGCCAGGCCGCCGACCTTGCAAGCCGCCTACATGATGCGGTTTTCCCTGACGCGCCCGCAAAGGAGGTCCTGAGGTTGTGTGCGACGATTCACGGCATGGCTCTCAGAGCGTGCATGACCGCCGGTCTGATCGAGGACCCGCGTCAGCAGGTGATCCAACCCGGCGACCGGAGGAAGGCACCGATCTATCAGGCCTTCATGAATGAGCGCGGTCTCGAGTACGACCCTCTGCTCGGTACCGACGAGGACGAGGACCGCAGTCGTGCCGACCTACCGACCGGGAACGCATTGATCACCCTCAACGCCTATCTCCAGGCTACTCTCTGCGGCCCCGAAGAATGGCGCAAGGCGGTCGCCGATCTCGGCCTCGGTGTCTCAAATCTTGTGGGGTCGGTTGAAGACCTCCTCCGAGCATGGGCAGCATACAAGGCCGAGCGCGGGCTTTTCGAGCACGAAGACTACGTACGCCTTGCCCTCGATCACGAACTCCCGCCCCCCGCCCCGGCCCTGTTCGTCGATGAGTATCAGGATGTCAGCCCGGCACAGAACGCCCTGATTGAGCAGTGGATCAACCATCCGGACACTCGCCGGGTCTATGTGGCCGGCGACGAGGACCAGAGCATCTATGGCTTCCGCGGATGTGATCCCTCTCTCTTCCTCTCCCTCGCAGCAGAGGACCGGGGAGCACGGCCCGACGGCAGCCGGCCGACCTCGCACCGGTGCCCCGCCCGGATCATGGAGACGGCCGAAACGATCCTCGGACACCCGGCAAACGTCTCCCCTTGTAGCCGCAAGGGGCAGGTCCACCATGTCCGGCCCGGCAATGCCGAAACCCTCGCCCGACAGGTGGAGGTCGCGGTCAAGTACGCCCGGACTAAAGAAGAGCGGCAGCCGGTCTTCGTCCTCAGTCGATTCAGGAAAGGTGCCGGCAGCCTCGCCCGCGCCCTGAGTGCGGCCGGGGTTCCCTGCGGCGACATCAAGCCGGGGAGGGTGCGGTTCTGGACATCGGCGAGGATCGGCAGGTCCCGCGACAGCCTCGAACCGACGACGATCAGCCCGTGGACCCTGAAGACGGCGATCGCCCGCTACCTCGCCGGGTGCGACATCGACCCGATCCCGGCGAACGAGGCCGAGGCCCTCGCCCTTGCGGCCCTCGTCGGCAAGAAGCGATCCGCCGCCCTCACTGACCTGAGGATCAAGGCGAATCAGGGGCCGGTCCGCCTGGGCGACGTGTATGCCTGGACCGATGGCCGACAGGGGGACCGGATCTTCGACAGGCTCAACATGAGGCCGTGGCTCGTCCGACAGATTCGGGCATGTCTCGCCCGGGAAGCCCGGCGCGGCTACGAGATCACGCCCGAAATGGTGAAGGTGGACACGATCCACGCGGCGAAGGGTCTTGAGGCGGCCGTGGTCCTCCTGCACACCGGATATCTGAAGGGCCGCCTGGACGACCTCAGGATGCCGGACCGACGAGCAGAAGAGAGGAGGGTGTACTTTGTCAGTGCGACCCGGGCAAGCCACGCCCTTCTCCTTCTGGACTATGGCGAGGGGCCGGTGTGCCCGATCCTTGAAGGGGTGGGTGCGTGATCGACTGGACACCCCTTCTTGAAGACGCATGCCGGTTCTACGAGCGGCATCTCACTGACGAGCACCGCGCCTTCCTCCTCGCCCGCTACGGTTTCCAGCCATGGTTTGCGGAGAGGGCACGGATCGGATATGCCCCGGCAGACGGCGACGCCCTTCTTCAGCACCTCATGGACAGGGGATACAGCGGAGAGGAGATCGTCGGGTCCGGCCTCGTGCAGCGGTGGACGGTAGAGGGAAGGACCGGCGTTGCCGATCACTTCCGCGGCCGTCTCGTCTTCCCCTATTTGGGCGAGGGGGGGATGCCCCTCTACTTCATTGCCCGGGCAACCGACGAGACGCCAACACACGGCGACGAGGTGCCAGCGAAGTATAAGAAGCAGATCGTCACCGACGCCGGACCGAAAGAACCGATCTTCGGTGCATGGTCCGTGATCGAGGGCGGACCTCTGATCGTCACCGAGGGGATCGCCGACGCCCTCGCGGTCCACCAGGCGTGTCGGTCGTGCCTCAGCCCGGTGACAACGAGCTTCAAGCAGGAGCGGATCGACGAGGCCGCTGCATACTGCACGCGGGCCGGCCCCGTCTACCTCATCAACGACAACGAGGAGAGCGGGGCCGGCCTGAAAGGAGCGACGAAGACCGCCCTTGCCCTCCTCGCCCACGGGATCGGGAAGGTGTACATCGGCACCCTCCCGCGTCCTGAGGGGAGGGAGAAGATCGATATGAACGACTTCCTCAGGGAGGGCGGCGACCTCGCACAGGTCCTCGCCGAAGCGGTCCCGGCCGACGAGCACCCGGCGGTGAAGGAGGAGAAGAAAAAGGCGATCCAGGCAAGTGTTGCCGCCCTGCGGTCCTCCCTCGCCCGGCAGCGGTGGCAGGCGAGCGGGAAGAAGAAGAACGGTGACGACATCGAGGACCTGAAGCGCCGCATGCCTTCCCTCAGTGCCTACACCGGCGTTGCTCCGGGGAAGAGAGGACCGCACCCCGTCTATGGATCGACCCACGGCGACAACTTCGCCATATCCACAGACGGCGAGACATGGACCTCCTTCCATTGTGGGAACGAGACGGGAAAGGGCGGCAACATCTTCAAACTGATCGCCCTGGAGCAGGGATTCCTCCCCGACGAGGACATGCCCCTCCGGGGCGAGGCGTTCAAGCAGACGATCGAGTATTGCAAGGAGCGGTGGTAATGACCGATTCAGCACCCAGAACTGCCGCCGGGACATTCGCGTCCGAAAGGGAACCCGGCAAAGCTCTTGAACGGGACGAGCTCGCCCGAATGCTCTCCGATGTTCTGAAAAATCTTCACGGCCGATTGACAGCCCCGCGTTTCAAGACGAAGAAGGCCGACAGCGAGATGTTGAGTATGGCGAGGGTGTTTGTCCAGGCGATCACGGCCCTTGACGGTCTGATCAAGAACTCAGAACTCCAGGAGATAGAGCAGAGGTTATCGGCCCTCGAAGAACCGATAAAAGAACGAGAAAAGCCAAACAGAGCGTGATAAGATGAGATCGTTAAACAAAAGGATGGAGAAAGTGGAGGACAACCTAAGCCCCGAAAAGACCGCCGGGTATCTGAAATCTCTGATACGGCAGGTAGCAGACACCGACGACCCCGCCGAAGCCGCCGCACTCCGGCGCATAGCATCTCGCGTCGCACGATGCGAGACGGGGGAGAAGGCCACCAGAGTAAAGGAAATTCTCATTGACGGCGCGGTGTCCGCCATAGCACGCGAGATCTTCTGTGCAAACATGAATGTCGTCGTGTGGAGGGTTCGGTACTGGAAAGCCCAGCTTGAAAAGGCCGATATCCTTCTGGCAGTAGCAGAAGAGGCCGGACATGCCGAAGCAGTGACCCGTGGTAAAGAAACCCGAAAAACGCTTGCCCGGGGACTGGATCAAGCCGTCCGGGACCTCACTGACACCATCAATGCCCCCGAGTGGGACGATGCGGGGGTGGAAGTCCCCGAGGTTCCTGAAGACCTCGCCGACATGATACCGGCACGCCCCCGAAACGAAGGCCGATGAACACCCCGCCGGCAGGGTCACGCCGGCACACCAAGAGATGAGAGTATGAAACAGACCCC
This window of the Methanofollis ethanolicus genome carries:
- a CDS encoding tyrosine-type recombinase/integrase, giving the protein MTKGDAALLSEFVAEEAATKNLSPQRRYKLAYTLCTASQFFPSVDDLSLTEVYDGFDAIRQARKPNGDPYKQNTVADLTKISKRFLIFLAANQHISVPAAKIEKIRTSNFDVQTKTAEDILTEEEVKAIIDATRSVRYRAMIAVMYEGGLRAIDVASLRWKDVSFFPWGARIRTDEKTGFERSIPIISYTQYLAEWKASYPGTPEGENFVFVNMRGLPMQYRGFSKAIGIFAKEAGIEKHITPHIFRHSRITHALRGGLQETIAKKTFWGNEGTEMIKTYAHLVDGDADRAFAALAGVEIEETRPSTALDPVQCDQCHTINVPGAQHCHRCGAGLTPEARRNAEGVLSELQALLSEDPAFAIEAIQRIREKHSTRV
- a CDS encoding UvrD-helicase domain-containing protein, yielding MTAELIRWRGGPGAGKSTTLIEYVRSEVDAGTKIGDIVVMTFSRSQAADLASRLHDAVFPDAPAKEVLRLCATIHGMALRACMTAGLIEDPRQQVIQPGDRRKAPIYQAFMNERGLEYDPLLGTDEDEDRSRADLPTGNALITLNAYLQATLCGPEEWRKAVADLGLGVSNLVGSVEDLLRAWAAYKAERGLFEHEDYVRLALDHELPPPAPALFVDEYQDVSPAQNALIEQWINHPDTRRVYVAGDEDQSIYGFRGCDPSLFLSLAAEDRGARPDGSRPTSHRCPARIMETAETILGHPANVSPCSRKGQVHHVRPGNAETLARQVEVAVKYARTKEERQPVFVLSRFRKGAGSLARALSAAGVPCGDIKPGRVRFWTSARIGRSRDSLEPTTISPWTLKTAIARYLAGCDIDPIPANEAEALALAALVGKKRSAALTDLRIKANQGPVRLGDVYAWTDGRQGDRIFDRLNMRPWLVRQIRACLAREARRGYEITPEMVKVDTIHAAKGLEAAVVLLHTGYLKGRLDDLRMPDRRAEERRVYFVSATRASHALLLLDYGEGPVCPILEGVGA
- a CDS encoding toprim domain-containing protein, with amino-acid sequence MIDWTPLLEDACRFYERHLTDEHRAFLLARYGFQPWFAERARIGYAPADGDALLQHLMDRGYSGEEIVGSGLVQRWTVEGRTGVADHFRGRLVFPYLGEGGMPLYFIARATDETPTHGDEVPAKYKKQIVTDAGPKEPIFGAWSVIEGGPLIVTEGIADALAVHQACRSCLSPVTTSFKQERIDEAAAYCTRAGPVYLINDNEESGAGLKGATKTALALLAHGIGKVYIGTLPRPEGREKIDMNDFLREGGDLAQVLAEAVPADEHPAVKEEKKKAIQASVAALRSSLARQRWQASGKKKNGDDIEDLKRRMPSLSAYTGVAPGKRGPHPVYGSTHGDNFAISTDGETWTSFHCGNETGKGGNIFKLIALEQGFLPDEDMPLRGEAFKQTIEYCKERW